A DNA window from Methanomassiliicoccus sp. contains the following coding sequences:
- the rpe gene encoding ribulose-phosphate 3-epimerase, translating to MTKIAPSILSADFSRLGEEVRRLEREGADWIHVDVMDGIFVPNITIGPGVVSALRPHTRLPFDVHLMIAEPERYIDEFARSGADSITIHVEATDKVRSGIERIHGLGKKAGLSLNPETPFEDVLPYLDDIDLLLVMTVHPGFGGQSFIAQCVPKIARAREYFDSVGSCAEVEVDGGINSRTGRQCVEAGATVLAAGSSLFKAKDMGHEMDQWRKFRFPERG from the coding sequence ATGACGAAGATCGCGCCGTCCATCTTGTCCGCCGACTTCAGCCGCCTGGGAGAGGAGGTCCGCCGCCTGGAACGGGAGGGCGCCGACTGGATTCACGTCGATGTCATGGACGGTATCTTCGTGCCCAACATAACCATCGGGCCAGGGGTGGTCAGCGCTCTCCGCCCCCATACCAGGCTTCCGTTCGACGTTCATCTGATGATCGCGGAGCCGGAACGATACATAGACGAGTTCGCACGGTCGGGAGCGGACAGCATCACCATCCATGTGGAAGCGACCGATAAGGTCCGCTCCGGCATTGAAAGGATCCATGGACTGGGAAAGAAGGCAGGACTGTCCCTGAACCCCGAGACACCGTTCGAGGACGTGCTGCCTTACCTCGACGATATCGACCTCTTGTTGGTGATGACCGTTCATCCGGGATTCGGGGGCCAGTCCTTCATCGCCCAATGCGTGCCCAAGATTGCCAGGGCCAGGGAATATTTCGACTCCGTGGGATCGTGCGCCGAGGTCGAGGTCGACGGCGGCATCAACTCTCGCACCGGGCGCCAGTGCGTGGAGGCGGGAGCCACAGTGCTTGCCGCGGGGAGCTCCCTGTTCAAGGCCAAGGACATGGGGCACGAGATGGACCAGTGGAGAAAGTTCAGGTTCCCGGAAAGGGGATGA
- a CDS encoding prenyltransferase, whose translation MEENLELTTWQKVKEVLRIAYTLPFVLASVVGVVFALTVRQEALISILIPLTVLFLALFVNFSNDYFDHRSGVDKLRFSYYEDEALRAEIAQLFNQKVFWSGNALDRGIITEAQGKVLMTILAIGAVLLAIPIILYAGWLAVALGLVGLALAFFYTAPPINLGARGLGEIDVLVSFAMMAFFSYFVIAQTFSWPMLFLSLAIGLGAMLMRLSDEAPGYPSHVAKGEKNLLVRFGLDNIGRIEAALIAALYLCVLSAAVLEPFLVILFLVLPLPIRALRILRTDSSRIRLWKPIPLFLKQTVGLEVLAIIALIARIAWTSL comes from the coding sequence ATGGAAGAAAACCTTGAGCTAACCACCTGGCAGAAGGTCAAAGAGGTCCTTAGGATCGCCTATACCCTGCCATTCGTCCTGGCCTCGGTGGTGGGAGTGGTCTTCGCCCTGACCGTCAGGCAGGAGGCGCTAATCTCCATCCTTATCCCGCTCACCGTCCTATTCCTGGCACTCTTCGTCAACTTCTCCAACGATTATTTCGATCACAGGAGCGGCGTGGACAAGCTCCGGTTCAGCTACTACGAGGACGAGGCCTTGCGCGCGGAGATCGCCCAGCTCTTCAATCAGAAAGTATTCTGGTCCGGCAACGCCCTCGATAGGGGGATCATCACCGAGGCCCAGGGAAAGGTCCTCATGACCATCCTGGCCATCGGGGCGGTCCTCCTCGCCATCCCCATCATCCTCTATGCCGGGTGGCTGGCTGTGGCCCTCGGCCTGGTCGGTCTGGCCCTGGCGTTCTTCTATACCGCCCCCCCGATCAACCTGGGGGCACGCGGGCTAGGGGAGATCGATGTGCTTGTGTCGTTCGCCATGATGGCCTTCTTCTCCTACTTCGTCATAGCCCAGACCTTCAGCTGGCCGATGCTCTTCCTATCTTTGGCCATCGGGCTGGGGGCGATGCTCATGCGGCTATCGGACGAGGCACCGGGATATCCATCGCACGTGGCCAAGGGAGAGAAGAACCTGCTGGTGAGGTTCGGTCTCGACAACATCGGCCGCATCGAGGCGGCGCTCATCGCCGCCCTCTACCTCTGTGTCCTAAGCGCAGCGGTGCTCGAGCCGTTCCTGGTTATCCTGTTCCTCGTCCTTCCGCTTCCTATCAGGGCGCTCAGGATCCTGAGGACCGACAGCTCTCGCATCAGGCTGTGGAAGCCGATACCTCTATTTCTCAAGCAGACTGTGGGCCTCGAGGTCCTGGCGATCATCGCTTTGATAGCGCGAATCGCCTGGACATCTTTGTGA
- a CDS encoding ABC transporter ATP-binding protein, which translates to MKVIELEDLSKSFGGRQVLANVTFSVERGEVFGYLGPNGAGKTTTMRILLGLLRPTAGRALVRGADLSLDNAARGSVGVLMENDGLYDRISAWQNLDYYGKLYGVQDRDRRISELLHAFGLADRRNDRVFNFSKGMRRKLGIARAIIHDPDILMLDEPTSGLDPEAQKMVRDVLKDLSRREGMTVLLSSHNLDEVEKMCSRVAVIKSGMLRACDSVENLRGGRGGHNLTITLSKEQDAQTAMDLIKKSPTVTAARADGARISVDHLEDSASPLLSSLVRAGIGVEEVHKASRSLEDVYIDLVREQEEVA; encoded by the coding sequence ATGAAGGTCATCGAGCTCGAGGATCTTAGCAAGTCGTTCGGCGGGCGTCAGGTGCTAGCTAACGTCACCTTCAGCGTGGAACGCGGAGAAGTCTTCGGTTATCTCGGCCCCAACGGGGCGGGGAAGACCACCACTATGAGGATCCTGCTGGGCCTCCTCAGGCCGACGGCCGGACGGGCGCTGGTCCGGGGGGCAGACCTCTCTCTGGACAACGCCGCCCGCGGTTCCGTCGGCGTGCTGATGGAAAACGACGGCCTCTATGACCGCATCTCCGCGTGGCAGAACCTGGATTACTATGGAAAGCTCTATGGGGTGCAGGACCGGGACAGGCGCATATCCGAACTTCTCCACGCTTTCGGACTCGCGGACCGCCGCAACGACAGGGTCTTCAACTTCTCCAAGGGCATGAGGCGAAAGCTGGGTATCGCCAGGGCCATCATACACGATCCGGACATCCTGATGCTCGACGAGCCGACCTCTGGCCTGGACCCAGAGGCCCAGAAGATGGTCAGGGATGTGCTCAAGGACCTTTCCCGTCGCGAGGGTATGACCGTGCTGCTAAGCTCCCACAACCTCGACGAGGTGGAGAAGATGTGCTCGAGAGTGGCGGTCATCAAGAGCGGGATGCTGAGAGCCTGTGACAGCGTGGAGAACTTGAGGGGAGGTCGAGGCGGGCACAACCTGACGATCACCCTTTCCAAGGAGCAGGATGCCCAGACTGCTATGGATCTGATCAAGAAATCGCCCACCGTGACCGCGGCCCGGGCTGATGGCGCCCGCATAAGCGTCGATCACCTCGAGGACAGCGCTTCCCCCCTGCTGAGCTCACTGGTCCGCGCGGGCATCGGGGTGGAGGAGGTCCATAAGGCCTCGAGATCCCTTGAGGACGTATACATCGACCTGGTGAGGGAGCAGGAGGAAGTGGCATGA
- the rnz gene encoding ribonuclease Z, which produces MSRNVRLTFLGTGGGMPSPSRGVSAIALQVGGDVLLFDCGEGTQRQFMRSSASFMKVTTIFITHFHGDHFLGLPGLIQSMNFSGRQAPLSIYGPPGMIDLASTLISLGHFTLAFPVSAGEMIDGDQVDLGAVTVTAVEGEHSVPALSFVIEEKGRRGRFLPERAMELGVPSGPLFGQLQSGHEINVGGRIVTPSMVMGPPRPGLKVVISGDTRPTARLAEAAGHASVLVHEATLDSSLQEGARSYGHSTAREAGEVARAAEVELLVLTHISNRYDDVSVLEEEAKEAFPHVLAATDLMTIQVRTERDRPSGRPDDEEEGKTGTGDT; this is translated from the coding sequence ATGTCAAGGAACGTGAGGCTCACCTTTCTAGGCACCGGTGGAGGGATGCCCTCCCCCTCCCGAGGGGTCAGCGCGATCGCCCTACAGGTGGGTGGAGACGTGCTGCTCTTCGACTGCGGTGAAGGTACCCAGCGGCAGTTCATGCGCTCCTCCGCATCCTTCATGAAGGTCACCACTATCTTCATAACTCACTTCCACGGCGATCACTTCCTCGGGCTGCCAGGGTTGATTCAATCGATGAACTTCTCCGGTCGCCAGGCACCGCTTTCGATCTACGGTCCGCCGGGGATGATCGACCTGGCCAGTACCCTCATCTCGCTGGGCCACTTCACCCTGGCCTTCCCGGTTTCGGCCGGGGAGATGATCGACGGGGACCAGGTGGACCTGGGTGCGGTCACCGTGACAGCCGTGGAAGGTGAGCACTCGGTCCCCGCGCTGTCCTTCGTGATCGAGGAGAAGGGGCGACGAGGAAGGTTCCTTCCCGAACGGGCCATGGAGCTGGGAGTGCCTTCAGGCCCTCTGTTCGGCCAGCTTCAGTCCGGTCATGAGATCAACGTGGGCGGCCGCATCGTGACGCCGTCGATGGTCATGGGCCCGCCCCGCCCGGGACTAAAGGTGGTGATATCGGGGGATACCCGGCCGACCGCCCGGCTGGCCGAGGCCGCCGGTCACGCTTCGGTGCTGGTGCACGAAGCCACCCTTGACTCCTCCCTGCAGGAGGGTGCCAGGAGCTACGGGCACTCCACCGCCCGGGAGGCGGGAGAGGTGGCCAGGGCCGCCGAGGTAGAACTGCTGGTGCTGACCCATATCTCCAACCGCTACGATGACGTGTCCGTTCTTGAGGAGGAGGCCAAGGAGGCGTTCCCCCACGTCCTGGCGGCTACCGACCTCATGACCATCCAGGTCAGGACGGAGAGAGACCGTCCGTCTGGGAGGCCGGACGACGAGGAGGAGGGGAAGACCGGAACGGGTGATACCTAG
- a CDS encoding thioredoxin domain-containing protein, with protein sequence MEAPTATDRGPNHLIGEKSPYLRQHANNPVDWYPWGNEAFQRARELDRPIFLSIGYSSCHWCHVMEKESFEDEEVAKLLNDSFVSIKVDREERPDVDSTYMTAAQLLSGGGGWPLTVILTPDLRPFFAATYLPKDSKMSMTGLTVLLPTIAEFWQTRREELEESSARVLEAMREAGGSTAGGSMGEENLMATFQNLMEAFDERYGGFGRAPKFPTPHRLTFLLRYWNRTSDPKALWMADRTLEAMRNGGMYDQLGGGFHRYSTDQAWLVPHFEKMLYDQALLAIAYIEGWQATGKEDHASTAREVLDYVLDRLTSPEGGFCSAEDADSEGEEGRFYFWTEGQAAAVLDPPALSAAHRLFGLSQEGNVREGLWGELGGRNVLRLASPEGRSDPLYLAIRSKLLSAREKRSRPGLDDKVLADWNGLMIAAMARGAAAFDEERYLQAARRAAELVLDRMRSSDGVLLHMYRDGAAPVPGFLDDHAFMAWGLLELFQADQDLRWLEEAIIITEQMIARFWDRKEGGFFQAEASDERMPRLKDVYDGALPSGNSIAILDLLTLYRITEEPDLLEKADAAVSALSGAVFGSPENHAQLMNAIDFRVGPSYSIVISGHGGSPDTTLFFKALAPRFVPNKVVLLNEPGPPGERLGRISPLAQGQGMHEGRAVAHLCTEQACLQETADPETFASLLRPA encoded by the coding sequence ATGGAAGCTCCCACCGCTACCGATAGAGGCCCGAACCACCTGATCGGAGAGAAGAGCCCCTACCTCCGGCAGCACGCCAACAACCCGGTCGACTGGTATCCCTGGGGGAACGAGGCGTTCCAGCGTGCCCGCGAGCTCGACCGGCCGATCTTCCTGTCGATCGGCTATTCCTCCTGCCACTGGTGCCACGTCATGGAAAAGGAGTCCTTCGAGGACGAGGAAGTGGCCAAGCTACTCAACGACAGCTTTGTTTCGATCAAGGTCGACCGCGAGGAGAGGCCGGACGTCGATTCGACCTACATGACCGCCGCTCAGCTGTTGTCAGGCGGAGGAGGCTGGCCCCTCACCGTCATCCTGACTCCCGACCTCAGGCCATTCTTCGCCGCCACCTACCTGCCCAAGGACAGCAAGATGAGCATGACTGGCCTCACCGTCCTGCTCCCGACCATTGCCGAGTTCTGGCAGACCCGTCGGGAGGAGCTGGAGGAATCATCGGCCAGGGTGCTGGAGGCCATGAGGGAGGCCGGGGGAAGCACCGCAGGGGGCAGCATGGGCGAAGAGAACCTGATGGCCACTTTCCAGAACCTGATGGAAGCATTTGATGAGCGCTACGGCGGTTTCGGCCGGGCTCCCAAGTTCCCCACCCCTCACCGTCTGACCTTCCTGTTGCGCTACTGGAACCGCACCAGTGATCCCAAGGCTCTATGGATGGCCGACCGTACCCTGGAGGCCATGAGGAACGGGGGGATGTACGATCAACTGGGAGGCGGGTTCCACCGCTATTCCACTGACCAGGCCTGGCTGGTCCCCCACTTTGAGAAGATGCTGTACGACCAGGCCTTGCTGGCCATAGCGTACATCGAGGGGTGGCAGGCGACAGGGAAGGAAGACCATGCCAGTACCGCCCGTGAGGTGCTCGACTATGTCCTCGACCGCCTCACCTCTCCGGAGGGGGGATTCTGTTCGGCGGAGGACGCCGATAGCGAGGGCGAGGAGGGCAGGTTCTATTTCTGGACGGAGGGGCAGGCCGCCGCCGTCCTCGATCCCCCGGCGCTGTCGGCGGCACACCGCCTGTTCGGCCTGAGCCAGGAGGGGAACGTCAGGGAGGGCCTATGGGGGGAGCTAGGAGGCCGGAACGTGCTGCGCCTCGCCTCTCCCGAGGGCCGCTCCGATCCCCTGTATCTCGCCATCCGCAGCAAGCTCCTGTCCGCACGGGAGAAGAGATCCCGTCCGGGACTGGATGACAAGGTCTTGGCCGACTGGAACGGCCTGATGATCGCGGCCATGGCCCGGGGGGCGGCGGCATTTGATGAAGAGCGTTATCTGCAGGCGGCGAGGAGGGCGGCCGAGCTGGTCCTCGACCGCATGCGCTCCTCGGACGGGGTCCTGCTGCACATGTACCGGGACGGAGCGGCCCCGGTGCCTGGTTTCCTCGACGACCACGCATTCATGGCTTGGGGGCTCCTCGAGCTGTTCCAGGCGGACCAGGACCTCAGGTGGCTGGAGGAGGCGATCATCATCACCGAGCAGATGATCGCCCGGTTCTGGGACCGCAAGGAGGGCGGGTTCTTCCAGGCGGAGGCTTCGGACGAACGGATGCCCAGGCTCAAGGACGTCTATGATGGGGCGCTCCCCTCCGGCAACTCCATCGCCATACTCGACCTTCTGACACTGTACCGCATCACCGAAGAGCCGGACCTATTGGAGAAAGCAGACGCCGCCGTAAGCGCCCTGTCCGGCGCGGTGTTCGGCTCTCCGGAGAACCATGCCCAGCTGATGAACGCCATCGATTTCCGGGTGGGGCCGTCGTACTCCATCGTCATCTCCGGTCATGGAGGTTCGCCCGACACCACTTTGTTCTTCAAAGCCCTGGCGCCTCGCTTCGTGCCCAACAAGGTCGTACTGCTCAACGAGCCCGGACCGCCGGGCGAGCGGTTGGGAAGGATTTCCCCCCTCGCCCAGGGACAAGGTATGCATGAGGGCAGGGCGGTGGCCCACCTCTGCACCGAGCAGGCCTGCCTGCAGGAGACGGCCGATCCCGAGACCTTCGCCTCCCTCCTCCGCCCTGCCTAG
- a CDS encoding FMN-binding glutamate synthase family protein yields the protein MISIENARSTTGTRTRVEDISPVSGMCPLCVEECPAVCEVGKSAFRGREVLYPSTEYFGQSTAASNKNFHLDWSHFQILAELIGAYGIEANPDMAFFENADVTTTVASHSKKPIRLKVPLVIPGLGSTDVAKRNWDGLAKGSALSGIIETVGENVCGMDPDSTYSNGRVVRSPDLEFRVSSFRALWDGKYGDIAIQTNVEDTRAGVDQYALSKLEVNIIERKWGQGAKAIGGEVRLSTIERALELKKRGYLVLPDPEDPSVQAAFKAGAFRTFERHSRVGFPDHKSFVEDVEALRGSGAKYVFLKTGAYRPEVVAFTMKAASEARVDMLTFDGAGGGTGMSPVPMMNEMSTPTVHLEAQVLACAKILKAQGRFVPDLVFAGGYTNESQIYKSIAMSNLGDGPLIKAIGMARAPILAVMKSEYFARLADTHKLPKSFSDQYTHDPATFFVKASELQRKFPGQKLGKSIPWGAVGLNTYMEDRIGEGLKQLMAGTRKFKLELLKRDDIAALTEYASKVTGIETFDQMADRTMADILRD from the coding sequence ATGATATCGATCGAGAATGCAAGGTCTACAACCGGAACTAGAACGAGAGTGGAGGACATCAGCCCGGTATCGGGCATGTGCCCTCTGTGCGTCGAAGAATGCCCAGCGGTCTGCGAGGTCGGCAAGTCCGCTTTCCGTGGGAGGGAGGTCCTGTACCCCAGCACCGAGTATTTTGGTCAGAGCACCGCCGCCTCCAACAAGAATTTCCACCTGGACTGGTCCCACTTCCAGATCCTGGCCGAGCTCATTGGGGCTTATGGCATAGAAGCCAACCCTGACATGGCCTTCTTCGAGAACGCTGATGTGACTACCACGGTGGCCAGCCATAGCAAGAAGCCCATCAGGCTCAAGGTCCCCCTGGTCATCCCTGGACTGGGGTCCACCGATGTGGCCAAGAGGAACTGGGATGGGCTGGCCAAGGGCTCGGCCCTCTCTGGTATCATCGAGACCGTCGGCGAGAACGTCTGCGGCATGGACCCCGACTCCACCTACTCCAATGGGAGGGTCGTCAGGTCGCCTGACCTGGAGTTCAGGGTCTCCTCGTTCCGCGCCCTGTGGGACGGCAAGTACGGTGACATTGCGATCCAGACCAACGTGGAGGACACCCGCGCGGGAGTCGACCAGTACGCCCTCTCCAAGCTCGAGGTCAACATCATCGAGCGCAAGTGGGGCCAGGGTGCCAAGGCCATCGGCGGCGAGGTCAGGCTGTCCACCATCGAGCGGGCCCTGGAGCTTAAGAAGCGCGGCTATCTTGTTCTACCGGACCCCGAGGATCCCTCGGTCCAGGCAGCGTTCAAGGCCGGGGCCTTCCGCACCTTCGAGCGGCACAGCAGGGTCGGCTTCCCGGACCACAAGTCCTTCGTCGAGGATGTGGAGGCTCTGAGGGGCAGCGGTGCCAAGTACGTGTTCCTGAAGACCGGTGCCTATCGCCCCGAAGTCGTGGCCTTCACCATGAAGGCGGCTTCCGAGGCCAGGGTCGATATGTTGACCTTCGACGGAGCCGGCGGCGGCACGGGCATGTCTCCGGTGCCGATGATGAACGAGATGTCCACCCCTACCGTGCACCTTGAAGCTCAGGTTCTGGCGTGCGCCAAGATTCTCAAGGCCCAGGGTCGGTTCGTGCCGGACCTCGTTTTCGCTGGCGGATACACCAACGAGAGCCAGATCTACAAGTCCATCGCCATGAGCAATCTGGGCGACGGCCCCCTGATCAAGGCCATCGGCATGGCTCGGGCCCCGATCCTGGCAGTCATGAAGTCGGAATACTTCGCCCGGCTGGCGGACACCCACAAGCTCCCCAAGTCCTTCTCCGACCAGTACACCCATGACCCCGCGACCTTCTTCGTCAAGGCCTCGGAGCTGCAGAGGAAGTTCCCCGGTCAGAAGCTCGGCAAGAGCATTCCATGGGGCGCCGTCGGCTTGAACACCTACATGGAGGACCGCATTGGTGAGGGGCTGAAGCAGCTCATGGCCGGTACCCGCAAGTTCAAACTGGAGCTACTGAAGAGGGATGACATTGCCGCCCTCACCGAGTATGCCAGCAAGGTCACCGGCATCGAGACCTTCGACCAGATGGCCGATCGGACCATGGCCGACATCCTCCGGGATTGA
- a CDS encoding universal stress protein, with product MYAIKRILLGIDGSEDSYKAASFTAALAEKLGASVTLIYIASDKYTGSFAAKPTYTTGDNVLAGDRFDRAKEYLQERNVPFDTIVELGDPAEVILSTAAGRYDAIVVGTRGLTGFREMVMGSVSQKIVQNSKIPVLVVPKT from the coding sequence ATGTACGCCATAAAGAGAATACTGTTGGGCATCGACGGTTCGGAGGACTCATACAAGGCTGCCAGCTTCACAGCGGCACTAGCCGAGAAGCTGGGGGCGTCGGTGACCCTGATATACATTGCTTCTGACAAGTACACCGGCAGCTTCGCGGCCAAGCCTACCTATACCACCGGAGATAACGTGCTGGCCGGTGACCGATTCGACCGAGCCAAGGAGTACCTGCAGGAGAGGAACGTCCCCTTCGACACTATTGTCGAGCTGGGGGACCCGGCCGAGGTCATCCTGAGCACCGCCGCCGGACGGTATGATGCCATAGTGGTGGGCACGAGAGGGCTAACAGGTTTCCGAGAAATGGTCATGGGGAGCGTTTCGCAGAAGATCGTGCAGAACTCCAAGATTCCCGTGCTGGTGGTCCCTAAGACTTAA
- a CDS encoding ABC transporter permease: protein MNFDQISIVTRKELKELATNKGTWISALVFGLLFTMTSLSTVMADAEQDGVASIDWPVIYLSMFVGVFAGFVICGTVFFREKQSGVIETLLCTPLDLRTIWLGKVLGVALPSYLLGLLSAGVLAVLSFASVGAVAMPSLLTVFHLAVVAPLFIASAIGLVGYVQLAMGMRENRIISMGVFFLLIAGLSVSSGLVQENGALVTQIVLALLVGGALLFVLSFVLSNRLDKEKIVTSIPD, encoded by the coding sequence ATGAACTTCGATCAGATTAGCATCGTGACCAGGAAGGAGCTCAAGGAGCTGGCCACTAACAAGGGAACTTGGATCTCGGCCCTGGTGTTCGGCCTGCTGTTCACCATGACCAGCCTGAGCACGGTGATGGCCGACGCCGAGCAGGATGGGGTTGCCTCCATTGACTGGCCGGTGATCTACCTATCCATGTTCGTGGGCGTCTTCGCCGGCTTCGTCATATGCGGGACGGTCTTCTTCCGAGAGAAGCAGAGCGGGGTCATCGAGACCCTTCTTTGCACCCCCCTGGACCTGAGGACCATCTGGCTGGGCAAGGTCCTGGGGGTAGCGCTGCCATCTTACCTCCTGGGGCTGCTGTCAGCAGGAGTGCTGGCCGTGCTCTCCTTCGCCTCCGTTGGGGCGGTTGCCATGCCCTCCCTTCTGACCGTCTTCCATCTGGCCGTCGTAGCCCCGCTGTTCATAGCCTCGGCCATCGGTCTGGTGGGCTACGTCCAGCTGGCAATGGGAATGCGGGAGAACAGGATCATCAGCATGGGTGTCTTTTTCCTCCTCATCGCCGGGCTGTCGGTGTCCTCGGGCCTTGTCCAGGAGAACGGCGCCCTGGTCACCCAGATAGTCCTCGCTCTCCTGGTCGGAGGGGCCCTGCTGTTCGTCCTCTCCTTCGTACTATCGAACCGCCTCGACAAGGAGAAGATAGTGACGTCCATACCAGACTGA
- a CDS encoding DUF4443 domain-containing protein: MKLIDRPKYGPLFRFGDYHVYKVLSILADGRRKGRKQLADKIGVGEGSMRTIVDYLRDEGLIDVKQTGIKISKKGQDFITRLPLQVYVLDVPDITLGQQSVAVQVKGAASKIGSGMKQRDQAIKAGAEGATTIIVKGDHLTVPVDYDLDQERPEVAAAIRRLFDLTDSDVIIVGTSAELQRAEEGAMAAALDLL; this comes from the coding sequence GTGAAGCTCATCGACCGGCCGAAGTACGGACCACTGTTCCGCTTCGGGGATTATCACGTGTACAAGGTGCTCTCGATCCTTGCCGATGGAAGGAGGAAGGGACGCAAGCAGCTGGCCGACAAGATCGGCGTAGGCGAAGGCAGCATGCGGACGATCGTTGACTACCTGCGCGATGAGGGCTTGATCGACGTCAAGCAGACGGGCATAAAGATCAGCAAGAAGGGGCAGGATTTCATCACTAGGCTTCCGCTGCAGGTGTACGTCCTCGACGTGCCGGACATCACCTTAGGCCAGCAATCGGTCGCGGTCCAGGTCAAGGGCGCGGCGTCCAAGATTGGCTCGGGAATGAAGCAGAGGGACCAGGCTATCAAGGCCGGGGCGGAGGGAGCCACCACCATCATCGTCAAAGGCGATCACCTTACTGTCCCGGTGGACTACGATCTGGACCAGGAGCGACCGGAGGTGGCTGCGGCCATCCGTAGGCTGTTCGACCTGACGGACAGCGACGTTATCATCGTGGGCACCTCAGCGGAGCTGCAACGGGCCGAAGAGGGCGCGATGGCTGCTGCGCTCGATCTTCTCTAG
- a CDS encoding DUF5654 family protein has translation MVDIKEEDGKSTTVLVIETIAALMTAAFGFVAALAWNTAIQTALAQVFTNPDDPTGMFVYAIIITIIAVIAIVLIGRVLAKYKAMNGKSRAK, from the coding sequence ATGGTAGACATCAAGGAGGAAGACGGAAAGAGCACGACGGTGCTCGTCATAGAGACCATCGCGGCCCTGATGACGGCGGCGTTCGGTTTCGTGGCCGCTCTGGCGTGGAACACGGCGATACAGACCGCCCTGGCCCAGGTGTTCACGAACCCCGACGACCCGACCGGCATGTTCGTTTACGCGATCATCATCACCATCATCGCGGTCATCGCCATCGTCCTCATCGGACGGGTCCTGGCCAAGTATAAAGCGATGAACGGGAAGAGCCGCGCGAAGTAG